TCAAGGCCCTGCCCCTGCTGCTGCCGCTGCTGGGGCTGTGGCGCTACCGGCTCTACACCTTCCGCTGGCTCAGCCTGATGATCTGGCTTTACTTCGCCGAGGGCGCCGTGCGCGCCACCAGCGAGCATGGGCTCTCGCAGGCCCTGGCGGTGCTGGAAGTGCTGCTGAGCGTGGCCATCTTCGTCGCCTGCGCGATGCAGGTACGCCAGCGCCTCGCGGCCGCCAAGCGGGACCAGCCATGACGCAGGCCCTGCTGAGCGAGTTGCGCGCGACCCTGGGGCAGGCCCAGGTGCTCAGCGAGGGCGACCTGTCCGCCTACGAGCGCGATTGGCGCAAGCGCTATGCCGGCAAGGCGCTGGGCGTGGTGCGCCCCGGCAGCACCGCCGAGGTGGCCGCGGTGGTCAGGCTGGCGGCCGCGCATGGCGTGAGCATCGTGCCGCAGGGCGGCAACACCGGGCTGGTGGGCGGCGGCGTGCCCGACGCCAGCGGCGCGCAGCTGCTCTTGAGCCTGCAGCGCCTGAACCGCGTGCGCGAACTCGATGCCGCCAACCTCACGCTCACGGCGGAGGCCGGCTGCATCCTGCAGGCGGTGCAGGCCGCGGCCGCGGCGCAGCAGCTGCTGTTCCCGCTGAGCCTGGCCGCCGAGGGCAGCTGCACCATCGGCGGCAACCTCGCCGCCAATGCCGGTGGCACGCAGGTGCTGCGTTATGGCAATGCGCGCGAGCTGTGCCTGGGGCTGGAGGTGGTGACGCCGCAGGGCAAGATCTGGGACGGGCTCGGCGGCCTGCGCAAGGACAACACCGGCTACGACCTGCGCGACCTCTACATCGGCAGCGAGGGCACGCTGGGCATCATCACCGCGGCCACGCTCAAGCTCTATCCGGCGCCGCTGGCGCAGATGACGGCACTGGCCGCCTGCGCCAGCCTGGAAGCGGCGGTGGCGCTGCTGGGCCTGGCCCAGGCCCGCGCCGGCTCAAGCCTGACCGGCTTCGAGGTCATGAACGGCTTTGCGCTGAGCCTGGTGGCCAAGCATTTCCCGCAGCTCACCCAGCCGCTGGGCCCGCAGCCCTGGACCGTGCTGCTGGAGCTCTCCGACAGCGAAAGCGAGGCGCATGCCCGCGCGGTCTTCGAAGGCCTGCTGGAGGCTGCACTGGAGCAGGGCCTGATCCACGATGCCGCGGTGGCCGAGAGCCTGGAGCAATCGCATGCGCTCTGGCATCTGCGCGAGTCCATCCCGCTGGCGCAGAGCGAGGAAGGGCTCAATATCAAGCACGACATCGCCCTGCCCGTCTCGCGCATCCCCGCCTTCGTCGCCAGCACCGACGCCGCGCTGCGGGCGCGCTGGCCGGGCATCAGGCTGGTGGACTTCGGCCACCTGGGCGACGGCAATCTGCACTACAACGTGCAGGCGCCCGAGGGCATGGACGCGGCGGCCTTTCTGCGCAGCCAGGAGCGGGCCGTCAACGAGCTGGTGTTCGACGCCGTGCTGGCGCATGGCGGCTCGATCTCGGCCGAGCATGGCATCGGCCAGCTCAAGCGCGAGGAACTGGCGCGGCGCAAGCACCCGGTGGCGCTCGAACTGATGCGCGCCATCAAAAAGGCCCTGGATCCCCAGGGCCTGATGAATCCGAACCGGCTGATCTGACTCAGCCTCGGCGCTGGTATCGCGCCAAGGCCTTCGCCAGCCACAAAGCCCCTTCCGGGCCTTTGTGCGCGGGCTCAGTCGGCGCCGGCCGGCTGTACGCCGCGGCGGCCACGCACCAGCCCGCCCAGCTTGAGCAGCATGCGGAACACGAAGCGCAGCAGGGTCAGCGCGAGGATCGCCTCGACCAAGGTCATCACGAAGGCGACCAGGGTGTTCCAGCGCGCATCGCGGCGACGGAACTTGGCGAACATGCGGTCCTTGGCGATCTCGATGCTGTCGTAGAAGCTCGGCACCACCAGCAGGGTCAGCAGGGTCGAGGTGATGGTGCCGCCGATGATGGCTACCGCCATCGGGCGGTAGAACTCGCCGCCGTCGCCCACGCCGATGGCCACCGGCAGCATGCCGGCGATCAGCGCGAAGGTGGTCATCAGAATCGGCCGCAGGCGCTTGCGGCCCGCATGCATCAGGGCCTCCTCGCGGTCCATGCCCTCGGCCTCTTCCTGGCGCGCCGCATCCAGCAGCAGGATGGCGTTCTTGGCCACCAGGCCCATCAGCATGATGATGCCGATGAAGCTCATCAGGTTGAGCGTGCCCTTGGTGAGCAGCAGCGCCACCACCACGCCGATCAGCGACAGCGGCAGCGACAGCATCACCCCCAGCGGCGCGGTGAACGAGCCCATCTGCATCACCAGGATCAGGTACATCAGGCCGACGCCGCTGATCAGCGCGATGAACATGGCGCCGAAGACCTCGTTCTGGGTCTCCGAATCGCCGCCCAGCTCCAGGCCGAAGCCGGGCGGGAAGTCGATCGCCTTGGCGATCTTCAGCGCATCGGCGGTGACCTCGCCGGGCGAGCGCTCATGCGCATTGGCCGACACCGTGATGGTGCGCTTGCCATTGGCATGCTCGATCTGCGAGGGGCCGCGGCCCATGCGGATGCTGGCGATCTGCTCCAGCGGCACCATGCGGTTGGTGCCCGCCACCGACACCGGCAGGCGCTCGATATTGCTGAGGTCCACGCGGTCATCGGGGTGCAGGCGCACCGCCACGTCTCGGGTCTCGCCGGTGGGGTCGACCCAGTCGCCCACCTCCACGCCGGCAAAGGCCACGCGCAGGGCCTGGGCCGCATCGCCCACCGAGATGCCCAGCGAATTCGCCAGCCCGCGGTTCAGCTCGATCTGCAGTTCGTTCTGCGGATCCTGCTCGGACAGGCCCACGTCCACCGCGCCCTTGACCTCGCGCAGCTTGGCGATGAAGTCGTTGCTGATGTCCAGCAGCTTGCGCGCATCGGTGCCGTTGAACTGGATCTGCACCGGCTTCTGGCCGCCGTTGTTGAGGTTGTCCTGCACCGTGTACTCGGCGCCCACCAGGCGCGAGACCTTGCTGCGCAGATCCGCGGCAATTTCCTCGGCCGAGCGCTGGCGCTGCTTGGCCTTGCCCAGGTCCACATAGATGGTGCCGCCGCCGACGCGCACGCGGCTGTTGGTGGCCACCGTCTCGGGCAGGCCGCGCGCCAGCGTGGCGGCCGCCTCCAGCTTGAGCTTGGCGTATTCCAGGTTGGTGCTGGCGGGCGTGCGCACGTTCACCACCACCATGCCGGCGTCCGAGGTCGGCAGGAAGCTGGTGCCGAGGAATTTGCCGGCCAACACCACCGCGGCGACCAGGCTGCCGACCGCAAACACGGCCATCCAGCGGCGGTGATGCAGGGCCCAGGCGATCACGCGGCCATAGCGGTCGGACTGGTGGTCGAACCAGTTGTTGAAGCGCTGCAGCTGGCGGCTGATGCCGGTCTTGGGCTTGTGGTGCTCGCCCGGTGGGTCGCCCCAGAAGGCGGACAGCATCGGGTCCAGCGTGAAGGAGATCAGCAGGCTCACCAGCACCGAGGCCACCACGGTCAGGCCGAAGGGGCGGAACCATTCGCCCGACACGCCCGGCATGAAGGCCACGGGAATGAACACCGCGACGATGGAGAAGGTGGTGGCGGCGACGGCCAGGCCGATCTCGGCCGTGCCATTGAGCGCCGCGGTGCGGCGGTCGGCGCCGCGCTCCATATGGCGCACGATGTTCTCGCGCACCACGATGGCATCGTCGATCAGCACGCCGATGGCCAGCGAGAGGCCCAGCAGGCTCATGAAGTTGAGCGTGAAGCCGCACAGCCAGACGGCGATGAAGGCGGCGATCACCGAGGTCGGCAGGCTCAGCGCCGTGATCATGGTGGAGCGCCAGGAGTTCAGGAACACATAGACCACCGCAATCGTCAGCCCGGCGCCGAACACCAGGGCGTGGATGACGTTGTCGAGGTTCTCCTGCGATTCCTTGCCCTCGTCGCGCGTCACCTCCAGGGTCGTGCCCTTGGTGAGCGTGGGGGCCAGCTTGGTGACCAGCTTGTTGACCTCGGCCGCCACCGTGACGGTGGAGGCGTCGCGCGTGCGCGTGACCGAGATGCCCACATTGGGCCGGCCATTGCGCACGCTGAAGCTGCCGAGTTCGGCAAAGCCGTCACCGATCTGGGCCAGCTGACCCAGGCGGATCGACTCGCTGCCCA
This portion of the Paucibacter sediminis genome encodes:
- a CDS encoding DUF2069 domain-containing protein, which translates into the protein MSTVPPQSPALRSQPRPQEARSRNLALACVAALFLLCLAWELWLAPTGRGTLALKALPLLLPLLGLWRYRLYTFRWLSLMIWLYFAEGAVRATSEHGLSQALAVLEVLLSVAIFVACAMQVRQRLAAAKRDQP
- a CDS encoding FAD-binding oxidoreductase yields the protein MTQALLSELRATLGQAQVLSEGDLSAYERDWRKRYAGKALGVVRPGSTAEVAAVVRLAAAHGVSIVPQGGNTGLVGGGVPDASGAQLLLSLQRLNRVRELDAANLTLTAEAGCILQAVQAAAAAQQLLFPLSLAAEGSCTIGGNLAANAGGTQVLRYGNARELCLGLEVVTPQGKIWDGLGGLRKDNTGYDLRDLYIGSEGTLGIITAATLKLYPAPLAQMTALAACASLEAAVALLGLAQARAGSSLTGFEVMNGFALSLVAKHFPQLTQPLGPQPWTVLLELSDSESEAHARAVFEGLLEAALEQGLIHDAAVAESLEQSHALWHLRESIPLAQSEEGLNIKHDIALPVSRIPAFVASTDAALRARWPGIRLVDFGHLGDGNLHYNVQAPEGMDAAAFLRSQERAVNELVFDAVLAHGGSISAEHGIGQLKREELARRKHPVALELMRAIKKALDPQGLMNPNRLI
- a CDS encoding efflux RND transporter permease subunit → MFLSDFSIKKPIATIVIIISVMCLGLMALKKLRVNSIPDVQEPMLFLSIAYPGASPDTVEREVVNRVEKSLQGLSGVRKVNSTSREGAAEFQLIFNFSKNLIEAADDVRNAIATVRYKLPVEMREPVLQRFDVSAQPVMQLALSSTSQSHAEISRLAEDQLADKFRSIPGVATVAVNGALRRELSVLLRAEKLREYNVSVTEVVAALRAQNISVPVGKVRGQMEDQSIRLQGRIESPADFQQVVVKQMGSESIRLGQLAQIGDGFAELGSFSVRNGRPNVGISVTRTRDASTVTVAAEVNKLVTKLAPTLTKGTTLEVTRDEGKESQENLDNVIHALVFGAGLTIAVVYVFLNSWRSTMITALSLPTSVIAAFIAVWLCGFTLNFMSLLGLSLAIGVLIDDAIVVRENIVRHMERGADRRTAALNGTAEIGLAVAATTFSIVAVFIPVAFMPGVSGEWFRPFGLTVVASVLVSLLISFTLDPMLSAFWGDPPGEHHKPKTGISRQLQRFNNWFDHQSDRYGRVIAWALHHRRWMAVFAVGSLVAAVVLAGKFLGTSFLPTSDAGMVVVNVRTPASTNLEYAKLKLEAAATLARGLPETVATNSRVRVGGGTIYVDLGKAKQRQRSAEEIAADLRSKVSRLVGAEYTVQDNLNNGGQKPVQIQFNGTDARKLLDISNDFIAKLREVKGAVDVGLSEQDPQNELQIELNRGLANSLGISVGDAAQALRVAFAGVEVGDWVDPTGETRDVAVRLHPDDRVDLSNIERLPVSVAGTNRMVPLEQIASIRMGRGPSQIEHANGKRTITVSANAHERSPGEVTADALKIAKAIDFPPGFGLELGGDSETQNEVFGAMFIALISGVGLMYLILVMQMGSFTAPLGVMLSLPLSLIGVVVALLLTKGTLNLMSFIGIIMLMGLVAKNAILLLDAARQEEAEGMDREEALMHAGRKRLRPILMTTFALIAGMLPVAIGVGDGGEFYRPMAVAIIGGTITSTLLTLLVVPSFYDSIEIAKDRMFAKFRRRDARWNTLVAFVMTLVEAILALTLLRFVFRMLLKLGGLVRGRRGVQPAGAD